In Pirellulales bacterium, the genomic window ACTTTTGCCGGCGCACAACGTTAATCGTGACGCGGCTTGTGTCGGTTTCCAGCGCCGCTTTCACGTCGGGCGGCGTGTTCACCTCGCGGTCATTGACCTTCGTCAGGCGGTCGCCGGGGCGCAGGCCCAAGTCGTCGGCCAGCGAATCGGGGCGCACCGACATCACGAGCATGCCCCCACCGGCTGCCGGCCGCGCCATGATACCCAGCGCGCCCGAGCTGTCGGGGCGCGGTGGCGCACTTGCCATAAAGCCCGACGGAACGAAGCTTCGCCCGTAGGCGGCCAGTTGCAGAATGTTTCCTTCCTGCGGCCGATTGAGATACACGGTTCCCCGCCAGCCGGCCGTGACTAGCGGCGGGCTCTTGGGGCCCGCGAAACCGCGCTGCGCGACGTGTGGCGGAACGTAATACGTGGCAAAGCGAATGGGGTCGCCGGGCCTGCGATCCGCTTTCGAGCGTTCGACCGCAAGGATCTGCGCATCGCAAACGAAATGCTGCACGCCGTCCGCGTCGTTTTTTGTCGGTGCGACGTTGTCGATGCGCACGCGGTAAACCTCTTGCGCCTCTTTGAGCAGTTGCTCGTAAGCGCCCGGCGGCAGCTCGGCGCGAGCCGTGGTCGAGAACGACGTAGCGCCGAGGAGGGCCACCGCGCATAAGATCACGAAGCGGGTCATTGTTGAATTCCTTTTCCTCAAGAAGGTGAGCTCAAGATGCGAAATGGCGGCCGGTCCAGAAAGCCCTTGCCGCCGGACCGGCGGATCAGCGATCACAGCTTCCAACCATCGAAGACGCGTCGGCGCAGCTCGTTCCATTCGGGAATGCGCGGGTCGGCCGGCTTGTGGGCCAACAGTTCCACGACCCAATCATCCATGTGCCGCATCCGCTCGGCCAGGCTGCCGATCGTGTTGGCGGCCAGTCGCGAAGTGATCGCCGGGTGACGTCCCATCAAATCGTCGAAGCTGGCCCGCGGCAAGCGAAACAAGCGCGCGGCCGATTTCGCACGCACGCTGGCCGAGTGCGGCGCCGGACTGAAATACGACATCTCGCCAATGCTGCTGTACGGTTCGAGCACGGCCAGGAGCGTTGGCTCGGCCGTGGCCGGACGCGAAGTGAGCTGCTTGAAGACCTCGCACGCGCCTTCCAAGAGCACCCACAGATCCTGACTGGTTTGCCCTTGACGCAACAGCACGTCGCCGGGGGCGAGCGATTTCAATTCACCCAGGCGGACGACTTCTTGGCGCTGCGCTTCGGACAAGCCCTGAAAGACCGGTATGTGGATCAAGACAGTGCTGTCGATCGTGGGATCTAAAGTCAAGAGATTCCTCCCAGAACGGTGGCCTGGCCAACGCGACCGATGCCCACGATGTACGCGGCTGTACGAAGACTGACTTTGCGTTCGCTGGCGAGCTCCCACACGCGCTCGAAGGCGAGGGAGAGCACGCGATCCAACTCCTGCCGCACGCGATTGAGGTCCCAACGATAGTGCTGCCGGTTCTGCACCCATTCGAAATAGCTGGCCGTCACGCCGCCGGCGTTGGCCAGAATGTCAGGCAGAATCACCACGCCCCGCGCGGCCAGGATGTCGTCGGCGTCGGGATAGACCGGCGCATTGGCGGCTTCGATGATGATTTTGGCCTTCACTTCTTCCGCGTTGGCGTGAGTGATCACGCCACCCAGTGCGGCCGGAACCAGCACCTCGACGTCGAGTGCCAGCAGCTCTTCGTTCGTAATCGCTTGCGCGCCATTGTAACCGGCCAGCAGCCCCTTGTGGTCGAGGGCGTAGCGCAGCATGGCGGGCACGTCGAGCCCTTCGGCCCGGTAGTACCCGCCCGTCTGATCGCCGATCGCTACCAGGCGAAATCCGGCCTCGTGCAGGAACTTGGCGGTGTGCGAGCCGACGTTGCCGAAACCTTGGATCGCCACGCGCGTATCGGCCGGTTTACGGCCCAGGCGCGCGAGCATCTTGTACGTGAGGATGCCCACGCCGCGGCCGGTCGCTTCCTCGCGGCCGGGCAGTCCGTGCATCTCGACCGGTTTGCCGGTGACGCAAGCGGGGCTGTAGCCGTGGTACTTGGCGTATTGATTCATGAACCACGCCATGACCTCGGCGTTGGTTCCCATGTCGGGAGCGGGAATGTCGGTGTCGGGACCGATCACATCGTGAATTCCGTCGACAAAGCGGCGGGTGATCAGCTCCAGCTCGCGCAAGCTGAATTTCGAGGGATCGATCGCCAGGCCCCCCTTGGCGCCGCCGTAGGGGAGATCGACGACGGCCGTCTTCCACGTCATTAGCGCGGCCAGCGAGCGGACCTCATCCATGTCGACGTCGGGATGGTAGCGCAGACCGCCCTTCATGGGCCCGCGCGCGTCGTCATGCTGGACTCGATAGCCGACGAAGGTGGCGATTTCCCCGTTGTCGCGCTCGATCGCGACTTGCACTTGCACTTCCCGCTTGGGAATCAGCAGCAGCCGCCGCATGTTTTCCGTAAGGTCGATTTGATCCGCGGCTCGGTTAAAATAGAGTTGCGTGGAGTCAAATGCTTTCATCTCTCCGCCTCTGCGCGCTCTCGTTGTTCCGCGCCCACCGACGAATTCGGTCTGGCAAGGAATCATATCCCTGGGCCCCGGATGGCTCAAGAACAGCCGTGTTTGGCCGGGCCTTGGCACGTGC contains:
- a CDS encoding PDZ domain-containing protein, coding for MTRFVILCAVALLGATSFSTTARAELPPGAYEQLLKEAQEVYRVRIDNVAPTKNDADGVQHFVCDAQILAVERSKADRRPGDPIRFATYYVPPHVAQRGFAGPKSPPLVTAGWRGTVYLNRPQEGNILQLAAYGRSFVPSGFMASAPPRPDSSGALGIMARPAAGGGMLVMSVRPDSLADDLGLRPGDRLTKVNDREVNTPPDVKAALETDTSRVTINVVRRQKSLTLSLAR
- a CDS encoding Glu/Leu/Phe/Val dehydrogenase dimerization domain-containing protein is translated as MKAFDSTQLYFNRAADQIDLTENMRRLLLIPKREVQVQVAIERDNGEIATFVGYRVQHDDARGPMKGGLRYHPDVDMDEVRSLAALMTWKTAVVDLPYGGAKGGLAIDPSKFSLRELELITRRFVDGIHDVIGPDTDIPAPDMGTNAEVMAWFMNQYAKYHGYSPACVTGKPVEMHGLPGREEATGRGVGILTYKMLARLGRKPADTRVAIQGFGNVGSHTAKFLHEAGFRLVAIGDQTGGYYRAEGLDVPAMLRYALDHKGLLAGYNGAQAITNEELLALDVEVLVPAALGGVITHANAEEVKAKIIIEAANAPVYPDADDILAARGVVILPDILANAGGVTASYFEWVQNRQHYRWDLNRVRQELDRVLSLAFERVWELASERKVSLRTAAYIVGIGRVGQATVLGGIS
- a CDS encoding cyclic nucleotide-binding domain-containing protein, whose translation is MTLDPTIDSTVLIHIPVFQGLSEAQRQEVVRLGELKSLAPGDVLLRQGQTSQDLWVLLEGACEVFKQLTSRPATAEPTLLAVLEPYSSIGEMSYFSPAPHSASVRAKSAARLFRLPRASFDDLMGRHPAITSRLAANTIGSLAERMRHMDDWVVELLAHKPADPRIPEWNELRRRVFDGWKL